Proteins found in one Campylobacter concisus genomic segment:
- a CDS encoding flagellar basal body rod modification protein: MASVSDITTQTTQQKNAEKKAKAKQDAAAGTGTNPNAQLDKDAFMKLLLTELQYQDPTSPMDTEKMLTQTSQLASLEMQQNTNSAMKELVNQLKSNANAYAISALGKMVSTGSNSVLLTDEQKTVNFALYFKSDLANGKLEIKNANGEVVRSIDIKDLKSGVRRISWDGKDDSGKQLPNGAYTVSVNYTGKDGNSYKTQVGSYPVEAVKFVDGKAMIKIAGEYVPMDKISEFYEG, encoded by the coding sequence ATGGCTTCAGTTTCAGATATAACTACACAAACAACACAGCAAAAAAATGCCGAGAAAAAGGCAAAAGCAAAGCAAGATGCGGCAGCTGGCACAGGAACTAACCCAAATGCACAGCTAGATAAAGATGCATTTATGAAGCTACTTTTAACAGAGCTTCAGTATCAAGACCCAACAAGTCCTATGGATACTGAAAAGATGCTTACGCAAACTAGCCAGCTAGCATCACTAGAGATGCAACAAAATACAAACTCAGCTATGAAAGAGCTTGTAAATCAGTTAAAATCAAATGCAAATGCCTACGCTATCTCAGCTCTTGGAAAAATGGTCTCAACTGGTTCAAACTCAGTTTTACTAACAGATGAGCAAAAAACTGTAAATTTTGCACTTTATTTTAAATCAGATCTTGCAAATGGTAAGCTCGAAATTAAAAATGCAAATGGAGAGGTCGTTCGTTCAATCGATATAAAAGATCTAAAGTCAGGAGTCCGCAGAATATCTTGGGATGGTAAAGATGATTCTGGAAAACAGTTACCAAACGGCGCATATACAGTCTCTGTTAATTACACTGGAAAAGATGGTAATTCATACAAGACTCAAGTAGGTAGCTATCCAGTCGAGGCAGTAAAATTTGTAGATGGCAAAGCTATGATAAAAATCGCAGGCGAATATGTCCCAATGGATAAAATATCTGAATTTTACGAAGGATAA
- a CDS encoding flagellar hook-length control protein FliK: protein MQAYTAKNNVDLLAPAGNKKPSVSKKSQNNGEFLSMVLDAAASKANSGQKITEKDVKEIVKTVTTQKETLQKAQSESAAKISTALEENLDENTKNELYENANFMQLLQVLEILNGNEKVSKFPNFSDKIANFLSVPENVEELSNVKSVSDLIDLAKKFDLGLENIEISNEDVPKLNEMFKNLGKKEFFTPIKTEEKPFYLKELKNEVEQTIIKNEPKEVVKLDTLLKEVVANPTNETKNLVKEEPKKLDSEVKLDDEIVDVEPEEQPKEPKVKVNLHEQKAQKAPTLESLLFPEREQQKNENLESKETFSSDNKSELNQMVKDIANSAKHQLQTKAEIKETLSNFSSTLKEQVQNYKAPITRFNITLNPLNLGEVEITMVNRGNNLHVNFNSTTATMNLFLQNQAEFKNSLVNMGFTELEMNFSDQNQRQDKREQAKNKYSSNQSDESENAQAEQSLLELVIPRYI, encoded by the coding sequence ATGCAAGCTTATACAGCGAAAAACAACGTAGATTTGCTGGCTCCTGCTGGGAATAAAAAGCCCTCTGTTTCTAAAAAATCTCAAAACAACGGCGAATTTTTGTCGATGGTTTTAGATGCAGCTGCGAGCAAGGCAAATAGCGGCCAAAAAATCACTGAAAAAGATGTCAAAGAGATAGTAAAAACGGTTACCACTCAAAAAGAGACACTGCAAAAAGCACAAAGCGAAAGTGCGGCAAAAATTTCAACTGCACTTGAAGAAAATTTAGATGAAAATACAAAAAATGAGCTCTATGAAAATGCAAATTTTATGCAGCTTTTACAAGTTTTAGAAATTTTAAACGGCAATGAAAAAGTAAGTAAATTTCCAAATTTCAGCGACAAAATAGCAAATTTCTTAAGTGTGCCTGAAAACGTTGAAGAGCTTAGCAATGTTAAAAGCGTTAGTGATCTTATCGACCTTGCTAAGAAATTTGACCTTGGCCTTGAAAATATAGAAATTTCAAATGAAGACGTGCCAAAACTAAACGAGATGTTTAAAAATTTAGGCAAGAAAGAATTTTTCACACCGATAAAGACCGAAGAGAAGCCTTTTTACCTAAAAGAGCTAAAAAATGAGGTCGAGCAAACCATCATAAAAAACGAGCCAAAAGAGGTCGTAAAGCTTGATACTTTGTTAAAAGAGGTAGTGGCAAATCCAACTAATGAAACTAAAAATTTAGTAAAAGAAGAGCCTAAAAAGCTAGATAGTGAAGTAAAGCTTGATGATGAGATAGTGGATGTTGAGCCAGAGGAGCAACCAAAAGAGCCAAAAGTAAAGGTAAATTTACACGAGCAAAAGGCGCAAAAAGCTCCAACTCTTGAGTCGCTACTATTCCCTGAGAGAGAACAGCAAAAAAATGAGAATTTAGAGAGCAAAGAGACATTTAGTAGCGATAATAAATCAGAGCTAAACCAAATGGTAAAAGATATCGCAAATAGCGCTAAACACCAGCTTCAGACAAAGGCTGAGATAAAAGAGACACTTAGTAATTTCTCTTCTACGCTAAAAGAGCAGGTGCAAAATTACAAAGCGCCGATCACTCGTTTTAACATCACGCTTAATCCTCTAAATTTAGGCGAGGTTGAGATCACGATGGTAAATCGTGGCAACAACTTGCATGTAAATTTTAACTCAACTACAGCTACGATGAATCTCTTTTTGCAAAATCAAGCCGAGTTTAAAAATAGCCTTGTAAATATGGGATTTACCGAGCTTGAGATGAATTTCTCAGATCAAAATCAAAGACAAGATAAAAGAGAACAAGCAAAGAATAAATACAGCTCAAATCAAAGTGATGAGAGCGAAAACGCTCAAGCGGAACAAAGCTTGCTTGAACTAGTAATACCAAGATATATTTAG
- the typA gene encoding translational GTPase TypA, whose amino-acid sequence MEKIRNIAVIAHVDHGKTTMVDELLKQSGTFNEHQNLGERVMDSNDIERERGITILSKNTAIRYKDTKINIIDTPGHADFGGEVERVLKMVDGVLLLVDAQEGVMPQTKFVVKKALSLGLRPIVVVNKIDKPAGDPDRVINEIFDLFVALDANDEQLEFPVVYAAAKNGYAKLKLSDENKDMQPLFETILAHVPAPSGSDENPLQLQVFTLDYDNYVGKIGIARIFNGKISKNQNVMLAKADGTKTTGRISKLIGFMGLERTDINESGTGDIVAIAGFDALDVGDSVVDPNNPHPLDPLHIEEPTLSVVFSVNDGPLAGTEGKHVTSNKIDERLANEMKTNIAMKYENIGEGKFKVSGRGELQITILAENMRREGYEFLLGRPEVIVKEINGVKCEPYELLVIDAPDDTTGTVIEKLGKRKAEMVSMNPTGDGQTRIEFEIPARGLIGFRSQFLTDTKGEGVMNHSFLEFRPLSGTVEHRTNGALVSMENGVTLAYSLFNLQDRGVLFLDPQAKVYVGMIIGEHSRPNDLDVNPIKGKNLTNVRASGSDDAIKLVPPRKLSLERALEWIEDDELVEVTPINIRVRKRYLDPTERKRKAKL is encoded by the coding sequence TTGGAAAAGATACGAAATATAGCCGTTATCGCACACGTCGACCACGGTAAAACAACAATGGTTGATGAGCTTTTGAAACAGTCAGGAACATTTAATGAGCATCAAAACCTTGGCGAGCGTGTAATGGATAGCAACGACATCGAAAGAGAGCGTGGCATCACGATCCTTTCTAAAAACACTGCTATTCGCTACAAAGATACAAAGATCAACATCATCGACACTCCGGGCCACGCCGACTTTGGTGGAGAGGTAGAGCGTGTTCTTAAGATGGTTGATGGTGTTTTGTTGCTTGTCGATGCGCAAGAAGGCGTTATGCCACAAACTAAATTCGTCGTCAAAAAGGCACTCTCACTAGGACTTCGTCCAATCGTTGTTGTAAATAAGATAGATAAACCTGCAGGCGATCCAGACCGCGTTATAAATGAAATTTTTGATCTTTTTGTTGCACTTGATGCAAACGATGAGCAGCTAGAATTTCCAGTCGTTTATGCCGCTGCTAAAAATGGCTATGCAAAGCTAAAACTAAGCGATGAAAACAAAGATATGCAGCCACTTTTTGAGACTATCTTGGCTCACGTACCAGCTCCAAGCGGTAGTGATGAAAACCCACTCCAGCTTCAAGTGTTTACTCTTGATTATGATAACTACGTCGGTAAGATCGGTATTGCAAGAATTTTTAACGGCAAGATATCAAAAAACCAAAATGTCATGCTTGCAAAGGCTGATGGCACAAAGACAACTGGTAGAATTTCAAAGTTAATTGGTTTTATGGGTCTTGAAAGAACCGATATTAACGAGTCTGGCACTGGCGATATCGTAGCGATCGCTGGCTTTGATGCGCTTGATGTTGGCGATAGTGTTGTTGATCCAAACAATCCTCATCCGCTCGATCCTCTCCATATCGAAGAGCCAACACTTAGCGTTGTATTTTCTGTAAATGATGGGCCATTAGCAGGTACTGAGGGCAAACACGTCACATCAAATAAGATTGATGAGCGCCTTGCAAACGAGATGAAGACAAATATCGCGATGAAGTATGAAAACATCGGCGAGGGCAAATTTAAAGTAAGTGGCCGTGGTGAGCTTCAGATTACTATTTTGGCTGAAAATATGCGCCGCGAGGGGTATGAATTTTTACTTGGCAGACCTGAGGTCATCGTAAAAGAGATAAACGGCGTAAAGTGCGAGCCATATGAGCTTTTAGTCATCGACGCACCTGATGATACGACAGGCACAGTCATAGAAAAACTAGGCAAAAGAAAGGCTGAAATGGTCTCTATGAACCCAACAGGTGATGGCCAAACAAGGATCGAATTTGAGATACCAGCGCGCGGCCTTATCGGCTTTAGAAGCCAGTTTTTAACTGACACAAAGGGCGAGGGCGTCATGAACCACAGCTTTTTGGAGTTTAGACCACTTAGTGGAACAGTGGAGCATAGAACAAACGGCGCACTAGTTTCTATGGAAAACGGCGTAACGCTTGCCTATTCGCTATTTAACTTGCAAGATCGTGGCGTGCTATTTCTTGATCCACAAGCAAAAGTCTATGTGGGTATGATCATCGGCGAGCACAGCCGTCCAAACGACCTTGACGTAAATCCTATCAAGGGTAAAAACCTAACAAACGTGCGTGCAAGCGGTAGCGACGATGCGATCAAGCTTGTGCCACCTAGAAAGCTAAGCCTTGAGCGCGCGCTAGAGTGGATAGAAGATGACGAGCTAGTCGAGGTTACGCCTATAAATATTCGCGTTCGCAAGCGCTATTTAGACCCAACAGAGCGCAAAAGAAAAGCGAAACTTTAA